tggctgataggaagcaaagagtagtgataaacggctccatttcggaatggcaggtagcgaccagtggggtactgcaaggatcagtgctgggaccgcagctttttcaatatatgttaatgatatagaagatggtattagtaataacattagcaaatttgctgatgatattaagctggggagcagagtgaaatgtgaggaggatgtgagGAGATTACAAGgcgacctggacaggttaggtgagttgtcagaggcagtttattgtggataaatgtatggttatccactttggtggcaagaacaggaaggcagattcctacctaaatggaatcaatttaggtaaagtggcagtacaaagagatctgggtgttcttgtacaccagtcaatgaaggtaagcatgcaggtacagcagatagtgaagaaagctaatagcatgctggccttcataacaagagggattgagtatagaagcaagaggttcttctgcagctgtacaggcccctggtgagaccacacctggagtactgtgtgcagttctggtctccaaatttgaggaaagacattctggctattNNNNNNNNNNNNNNNNNNNNNNNNNNNNNNNNNNNNNNNNNNNNNNNNNNNNNNNNNNNNNNNNNNNNNNNNNNNNNNNNNNNNNNNNNNNNNNNNNNNNNNNNNNNNNNNNNNNNNNNNNNNNNNNNNNNNNNNNNNNNNNNNNNNNNNNNNNNNNNNNNNNNNNNNNNNNNNNNNNNNNNNNNNNNNNNNNNNNNNNNNNNNNNNNNNNNNNNNNNNNNNNNNNNNNNNNNNNNNNNNNNNNNNNNNNNNNNNNNNNNNNNNNNNNNNNNggagaaagtagcatggagtacaataggtgagtgggggaggggatgaaggtgataggttagggaggagacggtggagtggataggtggaaaagaagataggcaggtaggacaagtcatggggacagtgtctAAATTACGGAACCTTACGATCTTACATTCTACAAGCACGTGATGAAAACTAGTGCATACAAATAAACCTggtttttaattttatacaccccagtccaacatcagtatCTCCAAACCACAAGTATTCAACAACAAGGCAATAGTAATTGACCGATCTCAGGTTCAAAGTTCAAGCTTATCCACGTTAAAAGTAAAATAAACCTGACAGAGATGACAGTGTAGCTCCTTTTACAGATGCTGTGAGTGGCTCTTAAAAGAGCCTTTTGGCAGTCAGATCCAAGAATGTCCGCTTCACTTTTTAGCGGCTCCCGCAGCAGCTGTTTTCTTGGGCAGCAGCACGGCCTGGATATTAGGCAGCACCCCGCCCTGAGCGATGGTCACCCCTCCCAGCAGCTTGTTGAGCTCCTCGTCGTTGCGCACGGCCAGCTGCAGGTGCCTGGGGATGATGCGGGTCTTCTTGTTGTCCCGGGCCGCGTTGCCGGCCAGCTCCAGGATTTCAGCCGTCAGATACTCCAGCACCGCAGCCAGATAGACCGGCGCTCCGGCACCCACACGCTCAGCATAGTTACCCTTTCTCAGGAGCCTGTGAACACGGCCCACCGGGAACTGCAGGCCTGCCCGGGACGACCGAGACTTCGCCTTGGAACGAGCTTTCTCACTGCCTTTCCCTCCTCTTCCAGACATGGTCACAAGTATTTTCagagagaatgctgcactccgCCCACATTGCCATCCTAATATACCTTCGGGAGGAATGGTGGGGGCGGCCATTTCTGATTGGTCCTATTGTCCAGCCCCGCCTAATGTTGTTTCAATTCCCAATCAGATATCTGCCTCATTCCCCAATCCGGGGAGGGCACGGGGAGGAGGGCGGAAAGTACCGGCACCAAATCATCAACcgctttttttttcacaatttgaAAAGCCCGCCAATATTTACCAACAAGTGGAGAGGTTAAATAGAAGAATGCACGAATTCTCGAGACAatttacttttacatgaaaagtGTACCGTTTATATTAACTCTCTACCTCATTCCCTGGCCTATTCGAACCttcccatttctgatcttgaATTGGGATTTTGTAAACATTAAATACAAGCGGAAACAAAAAAGGCGCCAAACTCTGCAACTAatcatttatttcacatttcaacAGCACCCCGATATACTGACAAAACATGAGATTACGACCTCCAGCGTAAGTGCATTAATAGTGAACACGATCGTTCGAGGATATTTTAAA
This window of the Chiloscyllium plagiosum isolate BGI_BamShark_2017 unplaced genomic scaffold, ASM401019v2 scaf_100524, whole genome shotgun sequence genome carries:
- the LOC122545919 gene encoding histone H2A, sperm-like; amino-acid sequence: MSGRGGKGSEKARSKAKSRSSRAGLQFPVGRVHRLLRKGNYAERVGAGAPVYLAAVLEYLTAEILELAGNAARDNKKTRIIPRHLQLAVRNDEELNKLLGGVTIAQGGVLPNIQAVLLPKKTAAAGAAKK